Within the Pseudomonadota bacterium genome, the region CGGCATATGCCCGTAACCCATCTAAGATAGACTTTAGCCACCCAAATCTAAAAATTGTACAGGGTGAATTAAATGATATGGGAGCAATAAAACAGGCTGTAGAAGGAGCAGATACGGTCATCAGCCTTTTAGGTCCTCCAGGAAGAGTAAAAGGCTGTTTGGTTGCAGAAGGTATGGCAAATATAGTTAAAGCAATGAAAGAGAAAAATATAAACCGGTTAATTGCTACGGCAACGCCTAGTGCTTCCGACCCCAATGATTCTTTTGATCTAAAATTCAGTTTTGCGGTCATGATGATAAGACTTCTGATGGGGGATGCCTATGTAGATATTGTTAAAACTGCCGGTATTATCCGGGAATCAGGATTAAATTGGACGATTGTAAGACTTCCGTTTCTAAACAATAAACAAAAGACAGGAAAAGTCAATTCCGGCTATACAGGCAAAGGAGTAGTTAATTTTACATTATCCAGAAACGATTTGGTTGATTTTATATTGGCTCAGGTGAATGGAAAAGAATTTATGCTAAAAGCACCTGCAATAAGTAATTAAATAATCTTGTGTTTAGTACTTAAATACTAAATTCCATAGTAAGAAAAAATAAGGATAAAAAATGAAAATTGGTTTAGCGCTTGGAAGTGGTTCATCACGTGGATGGTCGCATATAGGTATTATAAAAGCACTTATTGATATGGGAATTGAGCCTGATGTGGTATGCGGCACTTCTATCGGCGCATTGGT harbors:
- a CDS encoding NAD(P)H-binding protein: MKLTVFGATGLSGRILTRQALDEGYKVTAYARNPSKIDFSHPNLKIVQGELNDMGAIKQAVEGADTVISLLGPPGRVKGCLVAEGMANIVKAMKEKNINRLIATATPSASDPNDSFDLKFSFAVMMIRLLMGDAYVDIVKTAGIIRESGLNWTIVRLPFLNNKQKTGKVNSGYTGKGVVNFTLSRNDLVDFILAQVNGKEFMLKAPAISN